The nucleotide sequence CTTCCACCCTCAGAGCGTAGGGAACCTCCTGATAGGCAATCCTGGCTTTATCAGCTGCACACCGAAGGGTGTTATTGAAATTCTTGACTATTACCATATAGAGACTGCAGGTAAGCATGCTGTGATCGTGGGGAGAAGCAATATTGTCGGAAAGCCCATGGCAAGCCTCCTGATGCAGAAGGGAAGAGATGCAACGGTGACCATCTGTCATTCAAGGACGAAAGATCTCCCATCTATCACACGCCAGGCAGATATTCTCATTGCTGCAATTGGGAGACCCCACTTTATTACTTCCGATATGGTAAAAAATGGGGTAGTGGTCATTGATGTAGGAATTAACAGAATTGAAGACTCCAGTCGTAAACGTGGATATCGACTGGTAGGTGATGTCGACTATGAACACGTCTCACCACTTTGTAACGCCATTACTCCGGTTCCCGGTGGGGTTGGGGTGATGACCATTGCGATGCTAATGAAAAATACCATGCAAGCTGCAAAGCAGTTTGCAAGCAAGGAAGTGAAATGATTCACACATATTGGCTTGAGACTTACGGTTGCCAGATGAACATTGCCGAGAGCAATGCACTGGAACTGCAGCTCAAAGGAGCCGGATTGGTTCCCGCAGCAAGTGCTGAACAAGCAGATTGCGCGATATTAAATACATGTACGGTACGAAAAAGTGCCGATAATCGCATTTGGGGAAGACTTGGTTTCTTCGGTCGTATCAAGAAAGAGCGACCCTTTACTCTGATTGTGACCGGGTGTATGGCTGAACGCCTACAAGAGGACCTGAAAGGCGATGCCCCTCAGGTAGATTATGTGATCGGAACAAATGACAAACAACGTATCGTCAATATTCTCACCAGCAAGGATGGGAAAATGGACGAGCACTCCCAGTCCTATACCTTTGGTTCATCTTACTATCAGGAAGGTGAATTCAGCTCCTTTATTCCCATCATGAACGGCTGTAACAATTTTTGTGCATACTGCATTGTACCCTACGTGCGTGGACGGGAAGTGTCCCGCCCAGTTGAAGATATTGTAAAGGAATTTGCTTTCCTCGACTCCAAGGGTGTAAAGGAAGTAACCCTGCTTGGGCAGAATGTAAACAGTTATCACTTTGAGCAGGATGGGGAGGTTATCAACTTTCCTAAGCTTCTGAAAATCCTGGCTGCTCAAAAACACTCGGTCAAGTGGATTCGCTTTGAAAGTCCACATCCCAAGGACTTCACCAGTGAACTGGTACAGGTGATCAAGGAAGAGAACGTGGTTGCACGTCACCTGCATATTCCACTGCAGAGTGGATCGACAAGAATTCTTTCCCTTATGAACAGGAAATACTCTCATGAACAGTTTATCACTCTGATAGATGAAATCAGGGAAGCCGTTCCTGAGATTACTTTCTCCACTGATGTAATGGTGGGATTTCCTTCCGAAACAGAAGAAGAGTATCGAGAAACGTTGAGCGTTCTCTCCCATATGAGATGTCTTGAAGCATTCATGTACTACTTTAATCCCAGGGAGGGCACCAAGGCCGTCGACATGGAAGGGCAAGTGGATGAGGAGATAAGGAAGAGAAGGTTGAGTGAACTCATTACTTTCCAACATGCAATTTTTGCGGAAGAGAAGACAAAACGCAGTCATGAGGAAGTTGAGGTATTGGTTACCCAGGTTTCCAAGCATGATGCTTCCCAAATGCTCGGGAAAACAGAGCATAATGAAATGGTCGTTTTTTCTGGTTCTCCAGAAAAAGGAAGCATTGTTACAGTTCGCCTGAATGAGTTGAAAGGAAACACGTATAGCGGAATTCTGCTATAATTTGGAGCGTAATGGAAAAACAACAAGCATTCGAGAAAAAATTCAACACACTGAGAGCAATGATCAGGGGAAGCCGTTCCCTGGTCGTGCTTACTGGTGCAGGCATCTCAACGCTCTCGGGAATACCTGATTTTCGAAGCAGCAGTGGAATATATGCAAAACGTTGGAATGAGTATCGAGTTGAAGAGATCTTGAGTATCGGATTTTTTCATGCGCATCCAGAACTCTTCTACGAGTGGGCGAAGGAGTTCTGGTATAACCTGGACTCCTATACTCCCAACGTAGTGCATGCAAGTCTTGCAGCCTTGGAAAGAAAGGGCTATGTACAAGGTGTTTTTACGCAAAACATCGATATGTTGCACAAGAAAGCAGGAAGTCGAAAGTGTTATGAATTGCATGGGAGTGCTGAACACCATCACTGCACAAACTGCAACAGTTATTATTCCTATGAATCGATAGCACCAATCGTTTTGAATGGGGAAGTGCCACGGTGTACGCAGTGTGGTTCTGTCATTAAGCCGGATATCACCTTCTATGGAGAGAACCTTGATTCCTTGGTGCTAGCCAAGGCCTATGAAATGTTCAGCCATAGTGATCTTACACTTGTCCTGGGTTCCTCACTGTTGGTACAACCTGCTGCAAACCTTCCGTATTATTCATTGCAAAATAGCGCTTCACTGGTAATCGTGAACAAACAAAAAACTGGATACGACCGGTCTGCTACTTTACAGTTCACTGACCTACAACAATTCGGTGAAGCACTTGAGGTGTTTGCAGAAACACTTGAGGTGTTTGCAGAAACACTTGAGGTGTTTGCAGAAACACTTGAGGAAAGAAAATCACTGAGTTAACTTTCGCTTATTTTATCCCCTCCTTGCCTTCTTTATAAATTCTGAGTATAGTAAAGATACCTCAAGGGATTAGTCCCATTGGGGGTGTTTCGGTTTCGACTGGCGGAAGATCAGGCCAGTGGCTGCAAGCGGAGCGCCAACTCCTAAAACTAGCAAAAACATTTAACTGCCAAAAAAGAAGACGAAGTCTCCTTCGAAGCAGAATACGCTCTCGCTGCGTAACAGCACGAGGACGTACAGGCCCGTCTGCTGCCGCTCTTAAGCAACGGATACCTGTAAAAGCAAGAGCTTACCCAACCCAATGCCTATGGGGGGAGGGGACACTAAAGTAGGCTACAAAGAGTGGACGTTTTGCCGGTGAACCTAACGCACTTTGGAAATTTTGATCACCAGCTAAGCTTGTAGACGTCCCTGGGTGGCACGTTAGGACGGGGGTTCGAATCCCCCCACCTCCAGAAACACAAACCCGTCTTCTTCCGAAGGCGGGTTTTTCACGTATAACAACCAAACATTCAAAACATCTTACACTGAATCAGAAACATGTTGGAACTTATCCAGCATTCTGCGTACTTCAGGTTGAGAATCACCTACCAACAGCCTATACTGTAATGACGAGTCAAACTCTCTTACAGGAGCTTTCATGAACATCCTTCATACATCAGACTGGCATCTTGGCCGTTCCTTGTTCTCTCAGAAACGCTATGATGAATTTACTTCATTTCTTACCTGGTTATTGGAAACCATCGAAAGCCAGTATATCGACATACTGCTTGTCTCTGGTGATGTCTTTGACACCAGCACACCAAGCAACAGAGCCCAACAACTCTACTATGAGTTTCTCTATAAAGTCTCCAAGTCCTGTTGTAGTACGGTGGTAATCATAGGAGGTAACCATGACAGCCCCTCGTTTCTGCAAGCTCCAAGTACCCTCCTTAATGAACTCAATGTTAAAATTGTTGGTTCAACGAGAGAAACACCCGAAGAAGAAGTCATTATTGCTGAGAAAGATGGCAAAGCAATGGCTATCATCTGTGCTGTCCCGTACCTGCGTGACAAGGACATTCGTTACGCTGAAGCAGGGGAGACCATCGATGACAAGAACAGGAAACTCCTGCAGGGAATAAAGGAACACTACAGAACTGTCTGTGACATTGCAAAAGAGAAACAAACAGAATTAGGTAGTGATATTCCCATCATTGCAATGGGGCATCTATTTACCCAAGGCGGGAAGACAGTAGAGGGGGATGGGGTCAGTGAGCTCTACATTGGCTCGCTCGCTCATGTTGATAGTTCTGTTTTTCCTGCTTTTCTTGACTATGTAGCACTGGGGCATCTACATGTACCCCAGCGGGTGGGAGGACTTGAGACCGTACGATACTGTGGTTCACCTATTCCCATGGGATTTGGTGAAGCGAAACAGCAAAAACAAGTTGTACTGTTGCATTTTGAAGAGACGCTCTCCATTGTGCCACTTTTAGTTCCTTCATTTCATCATCTGGAGAGTATTAAGGGAACCATGGAACAGATCAGCTCACGAATCCTTAGCTTGAAAGAGAAAGGTGAAGCTGCATACCTGGAAATTGAGTATACCGACCCTGAGATGATCAACAATCTCAGTGAACGTTGTGAGGAACTGGTTCAAGACTCAAACCTAACCATTCTGCGCAT is from uncultured Sphaerochaeta sp. and encodes:
- the folD gene encoding bifunctional methylenetetrahydrofolate dehydrogenase/methenyltetrahydrofolate cyclohydrolase FolD, giving the protein MQILSGKEVAQNVYDTLTEEAKHFLEDFGYAPTLAVVLVGEDPASQSYVAGKKKACLSLGFGHKDYHLPADTSQEQLLALIHQLNTDSSVHGILVQMPLPEGLDPDQVIQAIAVEKDVDGFHPQSVGNLLIGNPGFISCTPKGVIEILDYYHIETAGKHAVIVGRSNIVGKPMASLLMQKGRDATVTICHSRTKDLPSITRQADILIAAIGRPHFITSDMVKNGVVVIDVGINRIEDSSRKRGYRLVGDVDYEHVSPLCNAITPVPGGVGVMTIAMLMKNTMQAAKQFASKEVK
- the miaB gene encoding tRNA (N6-isopentenyl adenosine(37)-C2)-methylthiotransferase MiaB, with protein sequence MIHTYWLETYGCQMNIAESNALELQLKGAGLVPAASAEQADCAILNTCTVRKSADNRIWGRLGFFGRIKKERPFTLIVTGCMAERLQEDLKGDAPQVDYVIGTNDKQRIVNILTSKDGKMDEHSQSYTFGSSYYQEGEFSSFIPIMNGCNNFCAYCIVPYVRGREVSRPVEDIVKEFAFLDSKGVKEVTLLGQNVNSYHFEQDGEVINFPKLLKILAAQKHSVKWIRFESPHPKDFTSELVQVIKEENVVARHLHIPLQSGSTRILSLMNRKYSHEQFITLIDEIREAVPEITFSTDVMVGFPSETEEEYRETLSVLSHMRCLEAFMYYFNPREGTKAVDMEGQVDEEIRKRRLSELITFQHAIFAEEKTKRSHEEVEVLVTQVSKHDASQMLGKTEHNEMVVFSGSPEKGSIVTVRLNELKGNTYSGILL
- a CDS encoding NAD-dependent protein deacylase, with the translated sequence MEKQQAFEKKFNTLRAMIRGSRSLVVLTGAGISTLSGIPDFRSSSGIYAKRWNEYRVEEILSIGFFHAHPELFYEWAKEFWYNLDSYTPNVVHASLAALERKGYVQGVFTQNIDMLHKKAGSRKCYELHGSAEHHHCTNCNSYYSYESIAPIVLNGEVPRCTQCGSVIKPDITFYGENLDSLVLAKAYEMFSHSDLTLVLGSSLLVQPAANLPYYSLQNSASLVIVNKQKTGYDRSATLQFTDLQQFGEALEVFAETLEVFAETLEVFAETLEERKSLS
- a CDS encoding exonuclease SbcCD subunit D C-terminal domain-containing protein; translated protein: MNILHTSDWHLGRSLFSQKRYDEFTSFLTWLLETIESQYIDILLVSGDVFDTSTPSNRAQQLYYEFLYKVSKSCCSTVVIIGGNHDSPSFLQAPSTLLNELNVKIVGSTRETPEEEVIIAEKDGKAMAIICAVPYLRDKDIRYAEAGETIDDKNRKLLQGIKEHYRTVCDIAKEKQTELGSDIPIIAMGHLFTQGGKTVEGDGVSELYIGSLAHVDSSVFPAFLDYVALGHLHVPQRVGGLETVRYCGSPIPMGFGEAKQQKQVVLLHFEETLSIVPLLVPSFHHLESIKGTMEQISSRILSLKEKGEAAYLEIEYTDPEMINNLSERCEELVQDSNLTILRIQNRQFIQRVMSSMHTQETLEDLDTEEVFARCLDTFAVTEEERQPLRTTYHEILLEMQEEDILAE